Proteins encoded in a region of the Oscarella lobularis chromosome 5, ooOscLobu1.1, whole genome shotgun sequence genome:
- the LOC136187523 gene encoding neurotrypsin-like produces the protein MNLLKSNHRDLMQLIRDEMPQSMPLPPDHIISNKKRFPRHTTGDPVVSGFVTYILQEVAKRCQPGEFCAAGQKGEQGPSGLQGPKGNKGDRGEEGARGPEGPRGSMGQRGRRGPKGKCIYPVAAGSQMRLVCGSTEWEGRVEILRNGVWGTICDNDWDIADAAVACRQMNRGYSGATAATSGAHFGEGSGAIWMDGLHCSGTESDLSECLFGGWGIHQCNHSQDVSVVCTGDIRLVGGLRPEEGRVEVLRNGKWGTVCDKGWGLADAHVACRQLGFHGAKQTARASESGSESDRIWMSNDTCAGVENRLDECTFSGWGVLEHVCTHENDVAITCFAEGTRLVGGSAAEEGRVEVLLSGVCTLFATIIGI, from the coding sequence ATGAATCTCTTGAAAAGTAACCACCGCGACTTGATGCAACTCATCAGAGACGAAATGCCCCAGTCGATGCCCCTCCCTCCCGATCACATCATTTCAAacaagaaacgatttcccCGACATACTACTGGTGATCCAGTCGTCAGTGGTTTTGTCACCTACATTCTGCAGGAGGTAGCAAAACGCTGTCAACCCGGCGAATTCTGCGCTGCCGGACAGAAGGGAGAACAGGGTCCTAGCGGTCTTCAAGGACCGAAAGGCAACAAGGGCGATCGCGGAGAAGAGGGTGCGAGAGGACCAGAAGGTCCCAGAGGATCAATGGGTCAACGGGGCCGAAGGGGGCCAAAAGGCAAATGCATATATCCAGTCGCAGCGGGGTCTCAAATGCGACTGGTCTGTGGCTCGACAGAATGGGAAGGTCGAGTTGAAATCCTTCGAAACGGTGTCTGGGGAACGATTTGCGACAATGACTGGGAtatcgccgacgccgccgtcgcctgtCGTCAGATGAATCGCGGCTACAGCGGTGCAACTGCTGCCACGAGCGGCGCTCATTTCGGCGAGGGTTCGGGAGCCATCTGGATGGACGGTTTGCACTGCAGCGGCACCGAATCCGACTTGTCCGAGTGTTTGTTCGGCGGATGGGGAATTCACCAGTGCAATCACAGTCAAGACGTGAGTGTCGTCTGCACGGGAGACATTCGACTTGTCGGCGGACTGCGTCCCGAGGAGGGTAGAGTCGAGGTTCTTCGCAACGGAAAATGGGGCACAGTATGCGACAAAGGCTGGGGTTTGGCTGATGCGCACGTAGCGTGCAGGCAGTTGGGATTCCACGGAGCTAAACAGACGGCACGCGCTTCTGAGTCGGGCAGCGAGTCCGATAGGATTTGGATGAGCAATGACACCTGCGCAGGCGTCGAAAATCGACTGGACGAATGTACGTTTTCGGGCTGGGGTGTCCTCGAACACGTTTGCACTCATGAAAACGACGTGGCGATCACTTGCTTCGCTGAAGGCACTCGGCTCGTAGGAGGCTCTGCAGCTGAAGAAGGTCGAGTTGAAGTGCTGCTTAGCGGTGTTTGCACGCTGTTTGCGACGATAATTGGAATATGA
- the LOC136186981 gene encoding uncharacterized protein, producing the protein MHQFVWFFCFLAAFCKADFNVKVYGAKGDGHTKDTDAVRKAFEACGRAGGGTVLFPQPGIYLTGAFNISSNTTMMIEENATVLGSVDSKDYPLIQPLPWYGGGSDYQGSGDLIYQSLVHSWGASFIRITGSGIIDGQGSPWWNCWRHDRKASPCNGISRPHLINLIGGDNVQISDITIRNSPSWTLHLSNLSNVHVVNITIKNPSDAPNADGVDVDCSRDVLVEASTLDVGDDALCVKSGKDWFGRTFGYPSTNVTFRNNVVYHGHGVTIGSETSAGVRDVTFENIVMEGTANGIRMKSERGRGGLVRGVVYRNVSMKGVGTCVFVTLNYHSDLPKTNATATPRFDDILVEGLVAKDCGVGFSLDGLPESVIEGLKFVNVDVKAKKMMEKCDHVDGSCTHCSYCPPCIH; encoded by the exons ATGCACCAATTTGTGTGGTTCTTTTGCTTCCTAGCTGCCTTTTGCAAGGCAGACTTCAACGTCAAGGTCTACGGTGCTAAAGGAGACGGTCATACGAAGGACACGGACGCCGTTCGCAAAGCATTCGAAGCCTGTGGCCG GGCTGGCGGCGGGACAGTGTTATTTCCCCAACCCGGAATCTATCTGACCGGCGCTTTCAATATTTCGAGCAACACGACAATGATGATCGAGGAAAATGCAACCGTTTTGGGCAGCGTGGACAGCAAAGACTATCCACTCATTCAGCCCTTACCA tGGTACGGAGGCGGCAGCGATTATCAGGGAAGCGGCGATTTGATCTATCAGTCTCTCGTTCACTCGTGGGGAGCTAGTTTCATACGAATAACCGGTAGCGGAATCATCGACGGTCAGGGATCGCCCTGGTGGAACTGCTGGCGACACGATCGCAAAGCGTCACCATGCAACGGCATCTCACGTCCCCATCTAATCAATCTCATAGGAGGAGATAATGTACAG ATTTCTGATATAACGATACGTAATTCGCCGAGTTGGACGCTGCACCTGTCGAACCTGTCGAACGTCCACGTGGTCAACATAACAATCAAGAATCCATCCGACGCGccgaacgccgacggcgtcgacgtcgattgcagtcgcgacgttctcgtcgaagcgtcgactctcgacgtcggcgacgacgcgctgtGCGTCAAATCGGGCAAGGACTGGTTCGGCCGAACGTTCGGCtatccgtcgacgaatgtgaCGTTTCGCAATAACGTCGTCTATCACGGTCACGGCGTGACGATCGGATCGGAGACGAGTGCCGGCGTGCGCGACGTGACGTTCGAGAATATCGTCATGGAGGGGACGGCGAATGGGATTCGGATGAAAAGCGAGCGGGGTCGCGGGGGGCTCGTTCGGGGCGTCGTCTATCGAAATGTTTCGATGAAGGGCGTGGGAACGTGCGTCTTTGTCACGTTGAATTATCATTCGGATTTGCCGAAGACGAATGCCACGGCGACGCCTCGATTCGACGATATTCTTGTTGAGGGTTTGGTGGCTAAGGATTGCGGTGTCGGATTCAGTTTGGATGGTCTTCCCGAGTCTGTCATCGAGGGGCTCAAGTTTGTGAATGTGGACgtgaaggcaaagaaaatgatGGAGAAATGTGATCACGTCGATGGATCGTGTACACACTGCTCCTATTGCCCTCCGTGCATTCATTGA
- the LOC136186982 gene encoding cilia- and flagella-associated protein 119-like, translating to MPVEVNRKGGSILIWADLTAEHLIRLEQCHSAEEKTSAIADIFDLKSFDDDLKSEIVVDLYFYALQFAEEMKFSREQTSAFFSIVKATHHKCIETPFDNMQATFDFFKELVLCHSVRRPPYSVGLFNPDQVQKVMDYVLRTYFKHFKMYKFAFTPKVRLDLSFKYIGIPETPLPESEAVEDKDGEQAVEEPDAEGPESPQRSGSAGERLPSEGENDDDMPEGMHELRSLVELTVTEQIQQLRLAVDEKIKTQDKKLAEKLSAVEGASALSGKAPGKQKKK from the exons ATGCCAGTTGAG GTGAATAGAAAAGGGGGTTCTATACTTATCTG GGCCGATCTCACGGCAGAGCATCTAATTCGCTTGGAGCAATGCCATTCggctgaagaaaagacgag TGCGATCGCTGATATATTCGACTTGAAGAGCTTCGATGACGATCTGAAGTCGGAAATCGTCGTAGATCTGTACTTTTATGCACTACAAT TTGCTGAGGAAATGAAATTCAGTAGAGAACAGACATCAGCCTTTTTTTCAATCGTCAAAGCGACTCATCACAAGTGCATAG aaactCCATTTGATAATATGCAGGCGacatttgattttttcaaggaGCTCGTTCTATGTCACAGTGTTAGG AGGCCGCCGTACAGCGTGGGTCTCTTCAACCCGGATCAAGTACAGAAAGTAATGGACTACGTCCTTCGAAC ATATTTTAAGCATTTCAAGATGTACAAGTTTGCTTTTACTCCGAAG GTTCGCCTTGATTTGTCTTTCAAGTATATTGGAATACCGGAAACCCCATTACCAG AATCTGAAGCAGTAGAAGACAAAGATGGTGAACAAGCAGTGGAAGAGCCA GATGCTGAAGGGCCTGAGAGTCCACAGAGGTCCGGATCAGCTGGAGAACGACTTCCATCTGAAGGtgagaatgacgacgatatGCCTGAAGGCATGCACGAATTGCGGAGCCTCGTTGAATTGACGGTCACAGAGCAGATTCAACAG CTAAGATTGGCAGTCGACGAAAAGATAAAAACGCAAGACAAGAAATTGGCAGAGAAACTGTCAGCCGTGGAAGGAGCTTCTGCCTTGTCAGGCAAAGCTCCGggtaaacagaaaaagaaataa
- the LOC136186980 gene encoding probable acyl-CoA dehydrogenase 6: protein MLFSRHLLRRGPPRRLVSSSFAVDLKDEAVFTEEHESMRKSLRQIIDQHINPHVDEWESAHAFPAHDLFKRLGDAGFLGVTKPLAYGGLGLDYTYSVAVAEELGRIRCGAVPMAIGVQTDMATPALARFGSDELRRQFLAPAIAGTAVTCVGVTETGAGSDVASIRTTARVSGDELVINGGKMWTTNGAQADWMCLLAITSDGAPHRNKSLICLPMDARGITISRKISKLGMHASDSTESAFDDVRVPRSYVIGELGKGFQYQMVQFQEERMFAVASVIDALDKAIDDTIEYARQRKAFGRSVLDNQVVHFRLAELKTEVEALRSLLYRTVGLYVKGIDVTTLASMGKLKAGRLARELTDACLQYWGGMGYSAEVDISRIFRDMRVLSIGGGTDEVMLGIICKAMKTLPSN, encoded by the coding sequence ATGTTGTTCTCGCGACACCTTCTTCGCCGCGGCCCGccgcgtcgtctcgtctcgtcatcgttcgccgtcgaccTCAAAGACGAAGCCGTCTTCACGGAAGAGCACGAATCGATGCGCAAATCCCTGCGCCAAATCATCGACCAGCACATCAACccgcacgtcgacgaatggGAATCGGCGCACGCCTTTCCCGCGCACGATCTCTTCAAGCGTCTCGGCGACGCCGGCTTTCTCGGCGTCACGAAACCGCTCGCCTACGGCGGTCTCGGTCTCGACTACACGTacagcgtcgccgtcgccgaagaacTCGGTCGCATTCGCTGCGGCGCCGTTCCCATGGCAATCGGCGTTCAAACGGACATGGCGACGCCGGCGCTAGCGCGCTTCGGTAGCGACGAATTACGTCGGCAATTTCTCGCGCCGGCCATAGCCGGGACCGCTGTCACTTGCGTGGGCGTGACCGAAACGGGTGCCGGCTCCGACGTGGCGAGCATTCGCACGACGGCGCGTGTGTCCGGCGACGAGTTGGTGATCAACGGCGGAAAGATGTGGACGACGAACGGCGCGCAGGCCGATTGGATGTGCTTGCTCGCGATAACAAGCGACGGCGCGCCGCATCGCAACAAGTCGCTCATCTGTCTGCCGATGGACGCGCGCGGCATAACGATTAGTCGAAAGATCAGCAAGCTCGGCATGCATGCGTCCGATTCGACGGAgagcgcgttcgacgacgtgcgcgTGCCGCGCTCTTATGTGATCGGCGAACTCGGCAAGGGGTTCCAATATCAAATGGTGCAGTTTCAGGAGGAGCGCAtgttcgccgtcgcctccgtCATCGACGCTTTGGATAAGGCAATTGATGATACGATTGAGTATGCGAGACAGCGCAAGGCGTTCGGACGATCCGTGCTCGACAATCAGGTTGTTCACTTTCGATTGGCCGAACTGAAGACGGAAGTCGAAGCGTTGCGAAGTCTGCTCTATCGAACCGTCGGTCTGTACGTGAAAGGCATTGACGTGACGACACTGGCGTCTATGGGGAAATTGAAAGCCGGTCGTCTTGCGCGCGAATTGACCGATGCGTGTTTGCAGTATTGGGGTGGAATGGGGTACAGTGCTGAGGTGGATATCAGTCGCATTTTTCGTGATATGAGGGTGCTCTCCATCGGCGGTGGGACGGATGAGGTCATGCTTGGAATCATATGCAAGGCTATGAAAACGTTGCCTTCGAATTAA
- the LOC136187748 gene encoding uncharacterized protein — protein MSAFHSFTGGAAMSRHRKARSSSLTPRRLSVISTKRLCRSSPGLDVSRWSTQTRPKYTPRTTLSRQNRDLAKETQKWKAKYYKKAKEVKSVYGEMIRQQFQISKYRFQVSNCRLQMNRLKQNLDGFNQAYDAQVAVDDVENTFFSEESRFITSLVALRDEASELECTAIEEKKKKKLSFSDQGKPDDDDVTESACETANDVVNPEEESDNDGWETETDPEEEEEPENQSVKSAQRRSQRRTQKILSYKEPSLQRKMRQGDQVYWKTKTSWTPAPSNVTVRRTPFQSLENA, from the exons ATGTCGGCTTTCCATTCATTCACCGGTGGAGCGGCAATGAGTCGGCACAGAAAAGCGAGGTCCTCTTCTCTTACGCCTCGTCGCCTATCTGTTATCTCGACAAAGCGATTGTGCCGTTCGTCGCCCGGACTCGATGTTTCTCGCTGGTCGACTCAAACGAGGCCTAAATACACTCCAAGAACGACTCTTAGTA GACAAAATCGCGATCTTGCCAAGGAAACAC AGAAATGGAAGGCCAAGTATTACAAGAAGGCCAAAGAGGTCAAGAGCGTTTACGGCGAAATGATTCGAcagcaatttcaaatttcaaaGTATCGATTTCAAGTTTCAAACTGTCGATTGCAAATGAAC CGTCTAAAGCAGAATTTAGACGGCTTTAATCAGGCGTACGATGCTCAAGTagccgtcgacgatgtcgAGAATACGTTTTTCAGTGAAGAGTCTCGATTTATAACGTCACTAGTGGCACTAAGAGACGAAGCTTCTGAGTTGGAATGTACCGCGAttgaggagaagaagaagaagaagctgtCGTTTAGTGATCAAGGCAAAccggatgatgatgatgtgaCGGAGAGTGCTTGTGAAACGGCAAATGACGTGGTCAATCCTGAGGAGGAGTCGGACAACGACGGATGGG AAACTGAAACTGAtccggaagaagaagaagagcctGAAAATCAATCGGTGAAGTCGGCTCAGAGAAGGTCACAGAGGCGAACCCAGAAGATATTGTCATACAAAGAGCCGTCTCTACAAAG GAAAATGCGTCAGGGCGATCAGGTCTAttggaagacgaaaacgtcatGGACGCCCGCACCTAGTAATGTCACAGTCAGACGCACCCCGTTTCAAAGTCTAGAGAACGCATAA
- the LOC136187746 gene encoding ADP-ribosylarginine hydrolase Tri1-like, whose translation MSEASAPEFDDGEIFQGIAGCLVGLAVGDALGTAVEFQSPGAFEELTDMIGGGAFDLNPGQWTDDTSMALCLAESLIECGGYNPFDQAERYWTWYDKGHFGSTGICFDIGGTTVHALTQFNRRGRLSGNPYLGGTSERSAGNGSLMRLAAVPLVFYRHPQAAIDVSGDSSRVTHNVRPAIDACRYFAGLLVGCLRGEKDKEKLLSPYYSPFPDDPDYWQREENQLVSEISEIAGGSFARKEPPQIVGAGYVVKTLEAVLWAFRKTDNFKDGCLLIANLGHDADTTAAIYGQLAGAFYGLDAIPKTWRDKITFGSLIELMAGELVSLSKIIQVPRLNVEGKPPTSNRDDLAPTTEAYKEAMRGLQHLEKEMSEIIRKVNKHGRGYQTIEEFDEHVKKMFDSYEAVMEGPRDENLVKSFEEMVKVQRRTVEHVTKYRH comes from the exons ATGAGCGAAGCAAGCGCTCCGgagttcgacgacggagaaaTTTTTCAAGGAATCGCCGGCTGTCTTGTAGGACTAGCCGTGGGCGATGCTCTCGGCACCGCCGTCGAATTCCAGTCTCCGGGAGCCTTCGAAGAATTGACGGACATGATCGGAGGCGGAGCATTCGACTTGAATCCCGGCCAG TGGACTGACGACACGAGCATGGCTCTGTGTCTCGCCGAAAGTCTCATCGAATGCGGCGGATACAATCCCTTCGATCAAGCAGAGCGGTACTGGACGTGGTACGAT aaagGTCACTTTGGCTCGACTGGCATTTGTTTCGACATTGGCGGCACGACTGTGCACGCGCTGACGCAATTCAATCGACGAGGCAGACTGTCAGGCAATCCGTACCTCGGCGGAACGTCGGAACGATCGGCGGGAAACGGATCGCTCATGCGACTCGCCGCGGTGCCGCTCGTCTTTTACAGGCATCCTCAAGCGgcaattgacgtcagtgGCGACAGCTCGCGAGTGACTCACAACGTCCGACCGGCAATCGATGCGTGCAG GTATTTCGCTGGTCTTCTCGTCGGGTGTCTTCGCGGCGAGAAAGACAAGGAGAAACTTCTCTCGCCCTACTATTCGCCATTTCCCGATGATCCAGACTATTGGCAGAGAGAGGAAAATCAATTG GTTAGCGAGATTTCCGAGATTGCCGGCGGTTCATTCGCTCGAAAAGAACCGCCTCAGATCGTTGGAGCCGGATACGTTGTGAAAACGTTGGAAGCCGTACTTTGGGCATTTAGGAAAACGGATAATTTCAAGGACGGCTGTCTTCTG ATTGCTAACCTTGGTCACGATGCCGATACCACGGCTGCAATCTATGGTCAGCTAGCTGGTGCCTTCTATGGTCTCGACGCCATTCCAAAGACGTGGAGAGATAAAATCACTTTCGGTTCTCTCATCGAATTGATGGCTGGCGAATTGGTTTCGCTTTCCAAAATCATCCAAGTTCCCCGTCTGAACGTCGAAGGAAAGCCTCCCACTTCGAATCGCGACG ACCTAGCTCCGACAACGGAAGCTTACAAGGAAGCTATGCGAGGACTCCAACATcttgaaaaggaaatgagCGAGATTATAAGAAAAGTCAATAAACACGGAAGGGGATATCAAAC AATAGAAGAGTTCGATGAACATGTGAAGAAAATGTTCGACAGTTATGAAGCTGTCATGGAAGGTCCACGTGACGAGAATCTAGTGAAAAGCTTTGAGGAAATGGTTAAAGTTCAAAGAAGAACCGTTGAACACGTTACTAAGTATAGACATTAG
- the LOC136187747 gene encoding coiled-coil domain-containing protein 42 homolog — MSANLEDYFKTTFQDKLLLKMPEREEDHLTAATRLLEKRREMNEVEQALNAHKEEFQMKMESLHQRREELERKEYQLKSSLLKFDKFLKENDSKRARALKKATAEQEQRRAKTKEIETLLKKTEQLTAQLEKQKKKLHKLSVYHHYLDRVIESAEDFSEIREVIARHDTLVMTHRDLLVNEHENQDAIESERARLAKFTEEKNNEILNYNNRLAHLQTKLEETKSRAVKWESQWTHIQNTAATKTLVLGQINMATHNLYVLVNKYLGKKVERGDTSVPTLAQLDKIQVCIQDLTEITSEIQRLGTASTSHGTTPGLPQARTD; from the exons ATGTCGGCCAATCTCGAAGACTATTTCAAAACTACCTTCCAAGACAAACTTCTCTT GAAAATGCccgaacgagaagaagatcaTTTGACGGCGGCAACTCGTCTTCTAGAGAAACGCAGGGAAATGAACGAAGTCGAGCAAGCACTCAACGCACACAAAGAG GAGTTCCAAATGAAAATGGAGAGTCTTCACCAACGACGCGAGGAGCTCGAACGAAAGGAATACCAGCTGAAGAGCTCCCTACTCAAATTCGACAAGTTTCTCAAGGAGAACGACTCGAAACGCGCGCGAGCTTTGAAAAAGGCGACAGCCGAGCAGGAGCAAAGACGCGcgaagacaaaagaaatcgaGAC ATTGCTGAAGAAAACTGAACAGTTGACCGCGCAGcttgaaaagcaaaagaaaaagcttcATAAAT TATCTGTCTACCATCACTATTTGGATAGAGTCATCGAGTCGGCGGAAGAC TTTTCTGAGATACGAGAGGTTATTGCACGTCATGATACGCTTGTCATGACACATAGG GATTTGCTCGTCAATGAGCATGAAAATCAGGATGCCATAGAGTCGGAACGAGCAAGATTGGCGAAATTTACAGAG GAGAAGAACAACGAGATACTGAATTACAATAACAGG TTGGCTCACCTTCAAACCAAATTAGAGGAGACGAAGAGCAGGGCAGTCAAATG GGAATCTCAGTGGACACACATTCAAAATACGGCTGCTACAAAGACTCTCGTCCTCGGCCAGATCAACAT GGCGACTCATAACCTCTACGTTCTCGTGAATAAATATCTCGGTAAGAAAGTGGAGAGAGGAGATACAAGCGTTCCCACGCTCGCCCAACTGGACAAG aTTCAAGTCTGCATTCAAGACCTCACCGAAATCACATCCGAAATTCAAAGACTCGGAacggcatcgacgtcgcacgGGACGACACCCGGTTTACCCCAAGCGCGCACTGACTAA